The following proteins come from a genomic window of Candidatus Delongbacteria bacterium:
- a CDS encoding V-type ATP synthase subunit D, with protein sequence RGALVEGYDRATAMIAVANTVEGSIRVKGAAMAVKENPQITLKEKNIMGVVVPDIESSSVRKTVTERGYGVLGSSAVIDETATSFEELVEAIIEAAEIETTMKRLLDEIESTKRRVNALEFKVIPELCEARDFIKMRLDEMERDEIVRLKKIRAKTQAK encoded by the coding sequence GCCGTGGTGCTCTTGTCGAGGGCTATGACCGTGCAACTGCAATGATTGCGGTTGCAAACACGGTTGAGGGTTCAATCAGGGTTAAGGGAGCGGCTATGGCTGTTAAGGAAAACCCGCAGATCACTCTTAAGGAGAAGAATATCATGGGCGTTGTAGTTCCTGATATCGAGTCTTCTTCTGTAAGAAAGACTGTAACGGAACGTGGATATGGTGTCCTTGGTTCGTCTGCCGTAATTGATGAGACTGCAACAAGTTTTGAAGAGCTTGTTGAGGCAATCATTGAGGCAGCGGAGATTGAGACCACCATGAAGCGTCTTTTGGATGAGATTGAATCCACAAAACGCCGTGTAAATGCTCTGGAGTTTAAGGTTATTCCTGAACTCTGTGAGGCACGTGACTTCATTAAGATGAGACTTGATGAGATGGAACGTGACGAAATTGTCCGTCTCAAAAAGATCCGGGCCAAAACCCAGGCCAAATAA